A single region of the Thermithiobacillus tepidarius DSM 3134 genome encodes:
- a CDS encoding TorF family putative porin, which translates to MRPFNKKIQTLALPTLGAVLLGCALPASAEISGNVGVVSDYIFRGISQNVGRAVAVQGGLSYSHASGLSLSYWGSSVDYGDLPVGGGGGLENDLILGYGGKVGDFGYGLGVIGYLYTGSRSIDDNNTVELNGKLSYGPAVLNVYYALQDAAWTSAGDVYVNLAGSFPLSQDFTLGANAGMYFFNKDDTRFISGRTKSSSFTDATVSLSHPLPVKGSAMSVNYTFGGKDAFGNDLENNAWLGLNLSF; encoded by the coding sequence ATGCGTCCGTTCAATAAAAAGATCCAGACTCTCGCTTTACCCACTTTGGGTGCCGTACTGCTGGGCTGTGCCCTGCCGGCCAGCGCCGAGATCAGCGGCAATGTCGGCGTGGTCAGCGATTACATCTTCCGCGGCATCAGCCAGAACGTGGGCCGGGCGGTGGCGGTGCAGGGCGGCCTGAGCTACAGCCACGCAAGCGGGCTTTCGCTCAGCTACTGGGGCTCCAGCGTGGATTACGGCGATCTGCCCGTGGGCGGCGGTGGCGGCCTGGAAAACGACCTGATTCTCGGCTATGGCGGCAAGGTCGGCGACTTCGGCTACGGTCTGGGGGTCATCGGCTATCTGTACACCGGCAGCCGGTCCATCGATGACAACAACACGGTGGAGCTGAACGGCAAGCTGTCCTACGGGCCGGCCGTCCTCAACGTCTATTACGCCCTGCAGGACGCGGCCTGGACCAGCGCCGGCGACGTCTACGTCAATCTGGCCGGCAGCTTCCCCCTGTCGCAGGATTTCACTCTCGGCGCCAATGCGGGCATGTATTTCTTCAACAAGGACGACACCAGGTTCATCAGCGGGCGCACCAAATCCAGCAGCTTCACCGACGCCACCGTGAGCCTCAGCCATCCGCTGCCGGTCAAGGGCTCCGCCATGAGCGTGAACTATACCTTCGGCGGCAAGGATGCCTTCGGCAACGATCTCGAAAACAACGCCTGGCTGGGGTTGAATCTGAGCTTTTAG
- a CDS encoding FAD-dependent monooxygenase translates to MHYAEIQPDVVVAGGGMVGAALAAALGDTLLQTRVVELRRREQVEAADPLERASLIAEGSLRFLRGLGVPVDELGTPVQRMRVWDAERFGTIQLDAEEVGAAELGRIVENRKLEQALHRALAGRGNVQVHYGAQVRDPWFLEDEIAVEVDGQRWHTRLLAIAEGRESALRRALGIPTLRSDYQQLGIIATVQVERPHQCVAYQRFLPSGPLALLPFSPAPDGGPRCSMVWSARAPVARTLMDLEDAQFLTRLNETFGPQLGRIHGIGPRAAFPLSALHADSYIGRRSVLLGDTAHGVHPLAGLGVNLGLRDAACLAELVKDAARRGDDWGERRLLRRYETLRRPDNLATLAATDGINRLFSNDIAPVAWLRDLGMLATQVALPVKRFLIRQAMGIQ, encoded by the coding sequence ATGCACTACGCTGAGATCCAGCCCGACGTGGTGGTGGCCGGCGGCGGCATGGTCGGCGCCGCCTTGGCGGCGGCCCTGGGCGACACCCTGCTGCAAACCCGGGTGGTGGAGCTGCGCCGGCGCGAGCAGGTCGAGGCCGCCGACCCGCTGGAGCGCGCCAGCCTCATCGCCGAGGGCTCGCTGCGCTTCCTGCGCGGGCTCGGCGTGCCGGTGGACGAACTGGGCACGCCGGTGCAGCGCATGCGCGTCTGGGACGCGGAGCGCTTCGGCACCATCCAGCTCGACGCCGAGGAGGTGGGCGCCGCCGAGCTGGGCCGCATCGTGGAGAACCGCAAGCTGGAACAGGCCCTGCACCGCGCCCTGGCCGGCCGCGGCAACGTGCAGGTCCACTACGGCGCGCAGGTGCGCGACCCGTGGTTCCTGGAAGACGAGATCGCCGTGGAGGTGGACGGCCAGCGCTGGCATACCCGGCTGCTGGCCATTGCCGAAGGCCGTGAATCGGCCCTGCGCCGCGCCCTGGGCATTCCCACCCTGCGCAGCGACTACCAGCAGCTGGGCATCATCGCCACCGTGCAGGTGGAGCGGCCGCACCAGTGCGTGGCCTACCAGCGCTTTCTGCCCAGCGGCCCGCTGGCGCTGCTGCCCTTCTCCCCGGCGCCGGACGGCGGCCCGCGCTGCTCCATGGTCTGGAGCGCCCGCGCGCCGGTGGCGCGCACCCTGATGGACCTGGAGGATGCGCAGTTTCTCACCCGTCTCAACGAAACCTTCGGTCCGCAGCTCGGTCGTATTCATGGCATCGGCCCGCGCGCGGCCTTTCCCTTGAGCGCCCTGCACGCCGACAGCTACATCGGCCGCCGTAGCGTGCTGCTGGGCGACACCGCCCATGGCGTGCACCCGCTGGCCGGCCTGGGCGTCAATCTGGGCCTGCGCGATGCCGCCTGCCTGGCGGAGCTGGTCAAGGACGCGGCGCGGCGCGGCGATGACTGGGGCGAACGGCGGCTGCTGCGCCGCTACGAGACCCTGCGCCGCCCGGACAACCTGGCCACCCTGGCGGCCACGGACGGAATCAACCGCCTCTTTTCCAACGACATCGCCCCCGTGGCCTGGCTGCGCGATCTGGGCATGCTCGCCACCCAGGTGGCCTTGCCCGTGAAGCGCTTCCTCATCCGGCAGGCCATGGGCATCCAATAA
- the glnK gene encoding P-II family nitrogen regulator yields MKLIIAVIKPFKLDDVREALSEIGVQGVTVTEVKGFGRQKGHTELYRGAEYVVDFLPKVKLDVVVPDELLEQAIDAIERAARTGKIGDGKIFVQDVERAVRIRTGEVDGEAL; encoded by the coding sequence ATGAAACTCATCATTGCTGTGATCAAGCCCTTCAAGCTGGACGACGTGCGCGAGGCCCTGTCGGAGATCGGCGTGCAGGGGGTGACGGTGACCGAGGTCAAGGGCTTCGGCCGCCAGAAGGGCCACACCGAACTCTACCGCGGCGCCGAGTACGTGGTGGATTTTCTGCCCAAGGTCAAACTGGACGTGGTGGTGCCGGACGAGCTTTTGGAGCAGGCCATCGACGCCATCGAGCGGGCGGCGCGCACCGGCAAGATCGGCGACGGCAAGATCTTCGTCCAGGACGTGGAACGGGCGGTGCGCATCCGCACCGGCGAAGTCGATGGCGAGGCGCTTTGA
- a CDS encoding FAD-dependent monooxygenase — MAETMQVDVAILGAGPVGLSLALALADSHLSVALLDTFPAPRAAVPASAPERTIALSLGSSRILASLGVAAYLDDAAPITHIQVSQAGLSGVVRLDAGLLGESFLGQVVELDRVRAAIAHALPASTNLVQMATGPLQALQQHGDAVAVHSAKGVVRAQLLVGADGGQGGLAPLAGLARLGWDHNRYACIASVKTARAPAGIAYEHFLPSGPLAFLPFTEDRFSIVWSLTPSEAARLQTLDDAGFLDQLNRHLPPGLGRVVATGPRAQLPLGFQRLLARPDRRLALIGNAAQTLHPVAGQGFNLGLRDAVTLAAMLKAAAERGEDIGGPLLLSRYLASRRWDAVQVIGFTEGLNRLFSSDFLPLQLARAAGLAALERLPGLKRQLAARAAGLALPAASHTPALTPSGDRHALR; from the coding sequence ATGGCAGAAACGATGCAGGTGGATGTCGCCATACTCGGCGCCGGGCCGGTGGGCCTGAGCCTGGCGCTGGCGCTGGCTGACAGCCACCTGAGCGTGGCCCTGCTGGACACCTTTCCCGCACCGCGCGCCGCCGTGCCCGCCAGCGCGCCCGAACGCACCATCGCCCTGTCGCTGGGCAGCAGCCGCATTCTCGCCAGCCTGGGCGTCGCCGCTTACCTGGACGACGCCGCGCCCATCACTCACATCCAGGTATCCCAGGCCGGCCTGAGCGGCGTGGTGCGTCTGGATGCCGGCCTGCTGGGGGAAAGCTTCCTCGGGCAGGTGGTGGAGTTGGACCGGGTGCGCGCGGCCATTGCGCATGCCCTCCCCGCCAGCACCAACTTGGTGCAAATGGCGACCGGCCCGCTCCAGGCCCTGCAGCAGCACGGCGACGCAGTGGCGGTGCACAGCGCCAAGGGCGTGGTGCGCGCGCAGCTGCTGGTGGGGGCGGATGGCGGCCAGGGCGGGCTCGCCCCGCTGGCGGGGCTGGCGCGGCTGGGTTGGGACCACAACCGCTATGCCTGCATCGCTTCCGTGAAGACCGCGCGCGCGCCGGCCGGCATCGCCTACGAGCATTTTCTGCCGAGCGGCCCCCTGGCCTTCCTGCCCTTCACCGAAGATCGCTTTTCCATCGTCTGGAGCCTGACGCCGAGCGAGGCGGCGCGCCTGCAGACCCTGGACGATGCCGGTTTCCTGGACCAGCTGAACCGGCATCTGCCGCCGGGCCTCGGGCGGGTGGTCGCCACCGGCCCGCGCGCGCAGCTGCCGCTCGGTTTCCAGCGCCTCCTCGCGCGGCCGGACCGGCGCCTGGCCCTGATCGGCAACGCCGCCCAGACCCTGCATCCGGTGGCGGGTCAGGGCTTCAATCTGGGCTTGCGCGATGCCGTCACCTTGGCGGCCATGCTCAAGGCCGCCGCCGAACGCGGCGAGGACATCGGCGGGCCGCTCCTCCTGAGCCGCTATCTGGCCAGCCGACGCTGGGACGCCGTTCAGGTCATCGGCTTCACCGAGGGCCTCAACCGGCTTTTCTCCAGCGACTTTCTGCCCCTGCAGCTGGCCCGCGCCGCCGGCCTGGCCGCCCTGGAGCGCCTGCCCGGCCTCAAGCGCCAACTGGCCGCCAGGGCCGCCGGCTTGGCCCTGCCCGCCGCCAGCCACACCCCGGCCCTGACGCCCTCCGGAGACCGCCATGCACTACGCTGA